One stretch of Hydrogenovibrio kuenenii DSM 12350 DNA includes these proteins:
- a CDS encoding DsrE family protein yields the protein MRIGTNSTLFCGLLLSLVSLMPLSAQAQELDNKEALQGITEIHTLYDVRKSNPNVMLAYLKGIETNHKNLLKEGVKPNLRVVFISSAVKFITTKPSEEVEFQHAEVLPKIKAQIARLINLGVKMEACSAATAYFKVDNDTLYPGIKPVRSGFLSVMGWQAQGYALVPVY from the coding sequence ATGCGTATCGGCACTAATTCAACACTTTTCTGCGGTTTATTATTGAGCTTGGTTTCGCTTATGCCACTTTCCGCTCAGGCTCAGGAACTTGACAATAAAGAAGCTCTCCAAGGCATCACCGAAATCCATACACTTTATGACGTCAGGAAATCGAACCCCAACGTCATGCTGGCTTACCTGAAAGGTATTGAGACCAATCATAAAAACTTGCTCAAAGAAGGTGTAAAACCAAATTTAAGAGTGGTGTTCATCTCCAGCGCGGTGAAGTTCATTACGACCAAACCTTCGGAAGAAGTCGAATTCCAACACGCTGAAGTTTTGCCGAAAATTAAAGCTCAGATTGCTCGTTTGATTAATTTGGGCGTCAAGATGGAAGCTTGCTCTGCAGCGACCGCTTATTTCAAAGTCGATAATGACACGTTATACCCAGGCATAAAACCGGTTCGCTCCGGCTTTTTATCCGTAATGGGTTGGCAAGCACAAGGTTACGCTTTGGTGCCAGTTTATTAA
- a CDS encoding sensor domain-containing diguanylate cyclase — protein MKFDSNIKIVAVISLLLVFLSISISLINFSVSLSAKQKELKTRSLPLSVDNISTEIQRNIIQPNLISSIMAHDTFVKHWLVYDEQDTTKIQSYLKTIQEKYGMFVTFLVSEKTLRYYSQKGFIEKMSSDKPDNKWYFRFKNEKNNHEINLDYNDKFSNSMIMFINHKIFDNSGKLIGATGIGMRMSYIDSILKHFREQYQFTVFFINKDGKVILRERKTNKLSSINDIPALAKLKNDIYANEKKVLEYTQQGQHYLLNTQYIPELGAYLLVQADLNDFTKQVRKTFYLNLSISLIITLVVTLFILTVVRSYNRKLEFFAHNDPITHLKNRRSFNEYFEKLLPISQKSGHPLSLIFFDVDDFKEINDQLGHQIGDQVLARMGEILHNLFKDGNLIARWGGEEFIIALANTSLTTAEFTAEHLKNQIEQDDALIKLRNKPITISVGVTSCRVGDSPDSIFHRLDDAMYTAKKTGKNKVITD, from the coding sequence ATGAAGTTCGACTCAAACATTAAAATTGTTGCTGTGATTTCGCTGCTTCTGGTATTTCTATCCATTTCAATTTCATTAATTAACTTCTCGGTTTCCTTAAGCGCCAAACAAAAAGAGCTGAAAACTCGCTCTTTGCCGCTGTCTGTCGATAATATTTCCACCGAAATACAGCGCAATATCATCCAACCAAACCTAATCTCATCGATTATGGCACATGATACTTTTGTCAAACACTGGCTTGTGTATGACGAACAAGACACAACAAAAATTCAAAGTTACCTAAAAACCATCCAAGAAAAATACGGTATGTTCGTGACCTTTCTGGTTTCCGAAAAAACACTCCGCTATTACTCTCAAAAGGGCTTCATTGAGAAAATGAGCTCCGACAAACCGGACAACAAATGGTATTTCCGGTTTAAAAACGAAAAAAACAATCATGAAATCAACCTGGATTACAACGACAAATTCAGTAACAGCATGATTATGTTTATTAACCATAAAATATTTGATAATTCTGGAAAACTGATTGGGGCTACGGGCATTGGCATGCGCATGTCTTATATAGACTCTATCCTAAAGCACTTTAGAGAGCAGTATCAATTTACCGTATTTTTTATTAACAAGGATGGCAAAGTAATTCTTAGAGAGCGAAAAACCAACAAGCTCTCTAGCATCAACGATATTCCAGCTCTCGCTAAACTAAAAAATGACATTTATGCTAATGAAAAAAAGGTGTTGGAATATACCCAACAAGGCCAGCATTATTTATTGAACACCCAATATATACCTGAGCTCGGAGCATACTTGCTGGTACAAGCCGATCTAAACGACTTTACCAAACAGGTGCGAAAAACCTTTTATCTCAACCTATCTATTTCCTTGATCATTACCCTTGTAGTGACACTCTTTATCTTGACCGTTGTGCGTAGCTATAACCGTAAACTAGAGTTTTTCGCCCACAACGATCCAATAACACATCTCAAAAATCGCCGTTCGTTTAACGAATATTTTGAAAAGTTACTTCCTATTTCTCAAAAAAGCGGACACCCTCTGAGCCTAATCTTTTTTGATGTTGATGACTTTAAGGAGATCAATGACCAACTAGGCCATCAAATTGGTGATCAAGTGCTTGCTCGGATGGGAGAAATTCTCCACAACCTATTCAAAGATGGTAATCTCATTGCTCGTTGGGGTGGTGAAGAGTTTATTATTGCCTTGGCAAATACATCTCTCACAACAGCTGAATTCACAGCAGAGCATCTTAAAAATCAAATTGAACAAGATGATGCTCTGATTAAATTGAGAAACAAACCTATCACCATCAGTGTGGGCGTAACAAGCTGTCGTGTTGGAGATAGTCCTGATAGCATTTTCCACCGACTTGATGATGCTATGTATACAGCAAAGAAAACCGGAAAAAATAAAGTCATCACGGATTAA
- a CDS encoding rhodanese-like domain-containing protein: MKKLLLTFAAVTFALSSVSAFAAATPHSKKKQTTLGLYASPQEAYDMKMKDGNKVLFIDVRTPAELEFVGTPTVIDKNIPLVYRDFSKYDAKKKRFGTVKNKQFVSEVEALVKAKGLNKDSKIIFMCRSGDRSAVAVNMMAKHGFTHAYTLVGGFQGGPNKADHGKRNKVGWMNDNLPFTQKLKKDILELK, translated from the coding sequence ATGAAAAAACTATTACTTACCTTCGCAGCAGTCACTTTCGCTCTATCATCAGTTTCTGCTTTTGCAGCAGCTACGCCACACAGCAAGAAAAAACAGACAACTCTAGGTTTGTATGCTTCTCCTCAAGAAGCTTATGACATGAAAATGAAAGACGGTAACAAGGTTCTTTTCATCGATGTTAGAACACCTGCAGAATTAGAGTTTGTTGGTACACCTACTGTTATCGACAAAAATATCCCTTTAGTTTATCGTGATTTCTCTAAATACGATGCTAAGAAAAAGCGTTTTGGCACTGTAAAAAACAAGCAATTCGTTTCTGAAGTTGAAGCTTTGGTTAAAGCAAAAGGTCTTAACAAAGATAGCAAAATCATCTTCATGTGTCGTTCTGGTGACCGTTCAGCAGTTGCCGTTAACATGATGGCCAAGCATGGCTTTACTCACGCTTATACTCTTGTTGGTGGTTTCCAAGGTGGTCCAAACAAAGCTGACCATGGTAAGCGTAACAAAGTGGGCTGGATGAATGACAACCTACCGTTTACTCAAAAGCTAAAGAAAGACATTCTTGAACTAAAATAA
- a CDS encoding AEC family transporter codes for MLGTFSILLPIFGLIAAGFISRKTKVMGATAAGELSRFVVWLALPALLFDIMANSHWSDLYLPDFISVYLIGSMSVFALVLLWRLKQGHKLADASIDSVSAAYSNAAYIGFPLLLLVFGASSHVPTTIASIIVVSVVFATAIILIEAGLQSEVSLHLKVQKVLKAVFLNPLILSPIAGVIVAAASIHLPQSIETFLKFLGNAASPAALVSLGLFLADAKVASGQSSTQSRVTPWVLTAIKLIGQPLLVAWLALGVFDMDHELAMMAILLAALPTGTGPFMLAEYYRREALVTAQTVLYSTLASLITLSVLLTFFTK; via the coding sequence ATGCTTGGAACTTTTTCAATTTTATTGCCGATTTTTGGTTTGATTGCGGCTGGGTTTATCAGTCGTAAAACCAAAGTAATGGGTGCAACTGCTGCCGGTGAGCTGAGTCGCTTTGTCGTTTGGTTGGCATTGCCAGCGTTATTGTTCGATATTATGGCGAACAGCCATTGGTCTGATCTATATTTACCCGACTTTATTAGTGTTTACCTAATTGGTTCAATGAGTGTTTTTGCGCTGGTTTTATTGTGGCGATTAAAGCAGGGGCATAAGCTTGCTGATGCAAGCATAGACAGCGTTTCTGCAGCATATTCTAATGCGGCGTATATTGGCTTTCCTTTGCTGCTTTTGGTGTTTGGTGCATCCAGCCATGTACCGACGACCATTGCCAGTATTATCGTAGTGAGTGTCGTTTTTGCCACAGCCATTATCTTGATAGAGGCAGGCTTACAGTCGGAAGTTTCTTTACACCTCAAGGTGCAAAAGGTGTTGAAAGCGGTGTTTCTCAATCCGTTGATTTTATCACCAATTGCTGGCGTGATTGTCGCAGCTGCATCCATTCATTTGCCGCAAAGTATCGAGACTTTTTTAAAGTTTCTTGGCAATGCAGCCAGTCCGGCGGCATTGGTGAGTTTGGGGTTGTTTTTGGCGGATGCCAAGGTAGCTTCCGGCCAGAGTTCGACTCAAAGTCGAGTCACGCCTTGGGTGCTGACGGCAATTAAGTTGATTGGTCAGCCATTGTTGGTGGCCTGGCTGGCACTAGGTGTGTTCGATATGGATCATGAGCTGGCGATGATGGCGATTCTGCTTGCAGCTTTGCCGACAGGAACCGGACCTTTCATGCTTGCAGAGTATTATCGACGAGAAGCCTTGGTGACTGCGCAAACGGTTTTGTATTCTACGCTTGCGTCTTTAATTACCTTGTCGGTGCTTCTCACTTTTTTCACTAAATAA
- the metH gene encoding methionine synthase: protein MTTKTERLQQLKSLLNERVVILDGAMGTMIQGLELTEEEFRGTRFADYHMDIKGNNDILVITQPKLIRDIHLQFLRNGVDIVETNSFNGTTIAQADYDMQEVVTELNLAAAKVAREACDIAEQEDGKPRFVAGVLGPTNRTASISPDVNDPGFRNTSFDELVITYKQATHALLEGGVDTILIETIFDTLNAKAAIFAVKEVEDEVGYEVPIMLSGTITDASGRTLSGQTTESFYNAVAHAEPLSVGLNCALGPEELRPYVEELSRVCETYISIHPNAGLPNEFGEYDETPEQMAAEIAVWAEKGWINIIGGCCGTTPDHVAAMAQAAQKHPRRQLPTIKPACRLSGLEPLNIDDSSLFVNVGERNNVTGSAKFKRLIIEDNYDEAIEIAVKQVEDGAQIIDVNMDEGMLDAKACMTRFLNLLASEPEASRVPIMIDSSKWEVIEAGLKCIQGKGVVNSISLKEGEEAFIHHAKLVKKYGAAAIIMAFDEDGQADTLERKIEICSRSYKVLTEKVGFLPQDIIFDPNIFAVATGIEEHNNYGLDFINAVTWIKQNLPYAKISGGVSNVSFSFRGNNPVREAIHSVFLYYAIKEGMDMGIVNAGQMAIYDDLPEKLRLAVEDVILNKDPEAGERLLEVAEEFRGDGSAASKVADLSWREASVEKRLEHSLVKGITDFIEDDTEEARQKLGAPINVIEGPLMDGMNVVGDLFGSGKMFLPQVVKSARVMKRAVAYLDPFLEAEKSSGQVQGKIVMATVKGDVHDIGKNIVGVVLQCNNFEVIDLGVMVPAEKILDTAIEQGANVIGLSGLITPSLEEMVNVAKLMKERGMNLPLLIGGATTSKAHTAVKIEPQYEHPVVYVKDASRAVGVAQSLISNDLKSDFAAKIRAEYEQVREERKARAKQVKRISINKARKNPSLTLDAWQDYTPTKPKFLGTKVLEDYPLEKLVERFDWSPFFQSWELHGLYPRILEDKVVGEEAKKLFADAQAMLQKILDEKWLTAKAIYGFYPANRVGDDIEIYSDETRTKVIHKLHHLRQQAEKKRGGANGCLSDFIAPKETGVADYVGLFAVTAGIGIDEHVERFEKAHDDYNAIMLKALADRLAEAFAEKLHEIVRKEDWAYAADEELTNEDLIRERYQGIRPAAGYPACPDHTEKGTIWEILKPDAAIGLEITESFAMTPTAAVSGTYFAHPDAKYFGVGSLGRDQVEDYAQRKGWSIEKAETWLAPNLGYDPEDFAN from the coding sequence ATGACAACAAAAACTGAAAGACTCCAACAACTTAAATCCTTACTTAACGAACGTGTCGTAATTCTTGATGGTGCAATGGGCACCATGATTCAAGGTTTGGAGCTAACGGAAGAAGAGTTTCGCGGTACTCGCTTTGCCGATTATCACATGGACATCAAAGGCAATAACGACATTTTGGTCATCACACAACCAAAACTCATTCGTGATATTCACCTTCAGTTCTTACGCAATGGCGTCGATATTGTCGAAACCAACTCATTCAACGGCACCACCATCGCACAAGCCGATTACGACATGCAAGAAGTCGTCACCGAACTCAATCTGGCCGCTGCTAAAGTAGCACGTGAGGCTTGTGACATTGCCGAGCAAGAAGATGGCAAACCGCGTTTTGTTGCAGGTGTTTTGGGGCCGACGAACCGTACGGCATCTATTTCGCCTGACGTAAATGATCCAGGGTTCCGCAACACCTCCTTTGACGAACTGGTCATTACTTATAAGCAGGCAACCCATGCTTTATTAGAAGGCGGTGTTGATACCATCCTGATTGAGACCATTTTCGACACACTCAATGCCAAGGCTGCGATTTTCGCCGTGAAAGAAGTAGAAGACGAAGTCGGCTATGAAGTACCGATTATGCTTTCCGGTACGATAACGGACGCGAGTGGTCGTACCCTTTCGGGTCAAACCACAGAGTCTTTCTATAATGCCGTCGCACATGCCGAACCACTTTCAGTTGGTTTGAACTGTGCCTTAGGGCCGGAAGAATTGCGCCCTTATGTGGAAGAACTCAGTCGCGTTTGCGAAACCTATATTTCCATTCACCCAAATGCAGGTCTACCTAACGAATTTGGTGAATACGATGAAACCCCAGAACAAATGGCTGCGGAAATTGCTGTTTGGGCAGAAAAAGGCTGGATCAACATTATCGGCGGATGCTGCGGCACCACCCCAGATCACGTTGCCGCGATGGCTCAAGCCGCCCAAAAACATCCTCGCCGCCAGTTACCAACTATTAAACCAGCATGTCGTTTGTCCGGCTTAGAACCACTAAATATCGACGACAGCTCTTTGTTTGTCAATGTTGGTGAACGAAATAACGTCACAGGTTCAGCAAAATTCAAACGCCTGATTATCGAAGACAACTACGATGAAGCAATTGAAATCGCCGTTAAACAAGTAGAAGACGGCGCACAGATTATTGACGTGAATATGGATGAAGGCATGCTAGATGCCAAAGCCTGTATGACACGCTTCCTGAACTTACTGGCATCCGAACCGGAAGCGTCCCGCGTACCGATTATGATCGACTCCTCCAAGTGGGAAGTCATCGAAGCAGGTCTAAAATGCATTCAGGGTAAAGGGGTCGTCAACTCCATCTCTCTGAAAGAAGGCGAAGAAGCGTTTATCCACCATGCCAAACTGGTTAAAAAATATGGTGCTGCTGCCATTATCATGGCGTTTGACGAAGACGGTCAGGCTGACACCCTAGAACGTAAAATCGAAATCTGTTCGCGCTCATACAAAGTATTGACCGAAAAAGTCGGCTTCCTGCCACAAGACATCATTTTCGACCCGAACATTTTCGCGGTCGCCACCGGGATTGAAGAGCACAACAACTACGGCCTGGACTTTATCAACGCCGTCACCTGGATTAAGCAAAACCTACCTTATGCAAAAATCTCCGGTGGCGTGTCGAACGTCTCGTTCTCCTTCCGAGGCAACAATCCGGTTCGCGAAGCCATTCACTCGGTATTCCTCTACTACGCCATCAAAGAAGGTATGGACATGGGGATCGTTAATGCAGGACAAATGGCGATTTACGACGACCTGCCAGAGAAGCTACGTTTAGCTGTCGAAGACGTAATTCTCAACAAAGACCCTGAAGCCGGTGAACGCCTGCTGGAAGTGGCTGAAGAGTTCCGCGGTGATGGTTCTGCTGCCAGCAAAGTTGCCGATTTATCTTGGCGTGAAGCTTCTGTTGAAAAGCGCCTTGAACACTCTTTAGTGAAAGGCATTACCGATTTTATCGAAGACGATACCGAAGAAGCTCGCCAAAAGCTCGGCGCACCGATTAATGTTATCGAAGGTCCATTAATGGACGGCATGAACGTGGTTGGTGACCTGTTCGGATCTGGAAAAATGTTCCTGCCGCAAGTAGTGAAGTCCGCACGCGTGATGAAACGTGCTGTTGCTTATCTTGACCCCTTCTTGGAAGCGGAAAAATCTTCGGGGCAGGTTCAAGGCAAAATCGTGATGGCGACCGTTAAGGGTGATGTACACGATATAGGTAAAAACATTGTTGGCGTCGTACTACAATGTAATAACTTCGAGGTCATCGACCTTGGTGTCATGGTGCCTGCGGAAAAGATTCTTGATACCGCCATCGAACAAGGCGCGAATGTCATTGGTCTTTCCGGTTTGATAACACCATCACTGGAAGAGATGGTCAATGTCGCCAAACTGATGAAAGAGCGTGGCATGAACTTACCGCTACTCATCGGTGGTGCCACCACTTCTAAAGCCCATACTGCAGTAAAAATCGAACCACAATATGAACACCCTGTGGTTTATGTCAAAGATGCTTCACGTGCCGTGGGCGTGGCACAAAGCCTGATTTCTAATGACTTAAAATCTGACTTCGCCGCCAAAATCCGTGCTGAATACGAGCAAGTGCGTGAAGAACGTAAGGCACGTGCCAAGCAGGTCAAGCGTATCTCCATCAATAAAGCACGTAAAAATCCATCTTTAACACTAGATGCTTGGCAAGATTACACCCCAACAAAACCTAAATTCTTGGGCACAAAAGTACTAGAAGATTATCCACTGGAAAAACTGGTTGAACGTTTTGACTGGTCACCTTTTTTCCAATCTTGGGAACTGCATGGCTTATACCCTCGCATTCTTGAGGACAAGGTTGTCGGTGAAGAAGCGAAAAAACTTTTTGCCGATGCACAGGCCATGCTGCAAAAAATTCTCGACGAGAAATGGCTTACTGCCAAAGCGATTTATGGCTTCTACCCTGCCAATCGCGTGGGTGACGACATAGAAATCTATAGCGATGAAACTCGCACTAAAGTCATACACAAACTTCATCACCTTAGACAACAAGCCGAGAAAAAACGTGGCGGTGCTAATGGTTGCTTATCCGACTTTATCGCTCCGAAAGAAACTGGCGTAGCAGACTATGTAGGCTTATTTGCCGTCACGGCCGGTATCGGCATTGACGAGCATGTAGAGCGTTTTGAAAAAGCGCATGATGATTATAATGCGATTATGTTAAAAGCCTTGGCAGACCGTTTGGCTGAAGCTTTTGCCGAAAAATTACATGAAATCGTTCGTAAAGAAGACTGGGCTTATGCCGCTGATGAAGAACTGACCAATGAAGACCTGATTCGAGAACGCTATCAAGGGATTCGTCCAGCAGCAGGCTACCCTGCCTGCCCTGACCACACCGAAAAAGGCACTATTTGGGAAATCTTAAAACCAGACGCAGCTATCGGCCTTGAAATTACCGAAAGCTTTGCCATGACACCAACGGCTGCCGTTTCCGGCACCTATTTTGCGCACCCTGATGCCAAATATTTCGGTGTCGGATCTTTAGGTCGAGATCAGGTAGAAGACTATGCCCAACGTAAAGGCTGGAGCATTGAAAAAGCTGAAACCTGGCTAGCGCCAAACCTAGGTTACGACCCGGAAGATTTTGCGAACTGA
- a CDS encoding YqcI/YcgG family protein: MLNLLKQFVIAQRRAEAFATEQHLQLNDKTTINLIHYLIEQMEQYSNWKDQSTKSLLSFVILQTAYRYYVLPDRLLNHCQKPEFADEYAHESILPTLKQLADTLAFYQSVQIQNPIPENDLESIQNLTNRLFAMLAVNFPSQLKDFEAHWAGSLPILKKFARDENEYEPVFSPTHRQFLGAVDKTQCIFAQTGKYWGADEWDNELTFEQNIQRFAEGFFRFMTFGKKEKFKGYALRMPASFSDSVDELAQTVAKFLSALNKIDPTHSDCLQQDIEVKGWKYSWAGESLFLTAFGTCYPLKHARNPYGFDYTYFFFQPDFVLRNHPGLTDGKEQQSRERILQNFARNNMAYSNEGKEKEVERFIRPMHAEDPAVRWWQYL, encoded by the coding sequence GTGTTGAATTTACTCAAACAATTCGTAATAGCGCAAAGACGTGCTGAAGCTTTTGCCACTGAGCAACACCTACAGCTTAACGATAAAACAACCATCAATCTTATCCACTATCTTATTGAACAGATGGAGCAATACAGCAATTGGAAGGATCAATCCACTAAGTCACTTTTGAGCTTTGTCATTTTGCAAACAGCTTATCGTTATTATGTACTTCCCGATCGCCTGTTAAACCATTGTCAAAAACCTGAATTCGCAGATGAGTATGCACACGAAAGTATCCTACCTACTCTAAAACAACTGGCGGACACTCTTGCATTTTATCAATCGGTACAGATTCAAAATCCCATTCCGGAAAACGACTTAGAGAGCATTCAAAATCTTACCAACCGTTTATTTGCTATGTTGGCGGTCAATTTCCCTTCGCAACTAAAAGACTTTGAAGCGCATTGGGCTGGCAGTTTACCGATATTGAAAAAATTTGCCCGTGATGAAAATGAATATGAACCCGTCTTTTCGCCAACACACCGACAGTTTTTGGGTGCTGTAGACAAAACTCAATGCATTTTTGCCCAAACAGGCAAGTACTGGGGAGCAGACGAATGGGATAATGAACTGACATTCGAACAAAACATTCAACGTTTTGCCGAAGGTTTTTTCCGTTTTATGACCTTTGGTAAAAAAGAAAAGTTCAAAGGCTATGCATTGCGTATGCCCGCTTCTTTCAGTGACAGCGTCGATGAGCTAGCACAAACCGTTGCCAAATTTTTATCCGCTCTCAACAAAATCGATCCAACGCACTCGGACTGCCTACAACAAGATATAGAAGTTAAGGGCTGGAAATATTCTTGGGCAGGAGAAAGCTTATTCTTAACCGCGTTTGGAACTTGCTACCCATTAAAACACGCTCGAAATCCTTATGGATTCGACTACACTTATTTCTTTTTCCAGCCAGACTTTGTCTTGCGAAATCACCCTGGGTTAACAGACGGCAAAGAGCAACAATCGCGCGAACGCATTCTGCAAAACTTCGCCCGTAACAATATGGCTTACAGCAACGAGGGCAAAGAAAAAGAAGTGGAACGCTTTATCCGTCCCATGCATGCTGAAGATCCTGCCGTACGTTGGTGGCAGTACCTGTAA
- the trmA gene encoding tRNA (uridine(54)-C5)-methyltransferase TrmA, whose product MLCQVFPESYEAQLTDKKNRLQVLIPHLQKLSIFESTPAHYRARAEFRVWHEGDETFYIMFDSETKEKVRVDRCPMALESIDALMPKLMQAIEQMPVLRQKLFQVDFLATLSGEMLVTLIYRRSIAEDEAWLSAAEALKADLGVTSIIGRARKQKILLDQGYVTEQLKVDDKTFIYQQVENSFTQPNAGVAQKMLHWARRMAKSYVDPQTDLIELYCGNGNFSIALSEHFNRVLATEISKTSVQSAQFNIAANQVENLVVVKMAAEEISQALQGQSFNRLANVDLASYDFKTIFVDPPRAGLDDLTRSMVVEFDYIIYISCNPETLARDLVSIEKTHEIVESALFDQFPYTHHIESGVFLRKR is encoded by the coding sequence ATGCTTTGTCAGGTTTTCCCCGAGAGTTATGAGGCACAATTAACCGACAAGAAAAATCGGTTACAGGTGCTGATTCCCCATTTACAAAAATTATCAATTTTTGAGTCGACGCCTGCGCATTACCGTGCGAGAGCGGAGTTTCGCGTGTGGCATGAAGGAGATGAAACCTTCTACATCATGTTTGATTCCGAAACCAAGGAAAAAGTGCGAGTCGATCGTTGTCCTATGGCGCTAGAGTCCATCGATGCTTTAATGCCGAAACTGATGCAAGCAATTGAGCAGATGCCGGTTTTACGTCAAAAGTTGTTTCAGGTCGATTTTCTAGCTACTTTAAGTGGCGAGATGCTGGTCACGTTGATTTATCGCAGATCCATTGCCGAAGATGAAGCGTGGCTTAGTGCCGCGGAGGCTTTGAAAGCAGATTTGGGCGTTACATCAATTATCGGGCGAGCACGTAAACAAAAAATCCTGCTTGATCAAGGCTATGTGACTGAGCAATTGAAGGTTGATGATAAAACCTTTATTTACCAGCAGGTAGAAAACAGTTTTACTCAACCGAATGCTGGTGTTGCGCAAAAGATGCTGCATTGGGCAAGACGCATGGCGAAAAGCTATGTTGACCCGCAAACGGATTTGATTGAGCTTTATTGCGGTAATGGAAACTTTTCCATTGCCTTGTCGGAGCACTTTAACCGCGTGTTGGCCACCGAGATTTCCAAAACGTCGGTGCAATCGGCGCAGTTCAATATTGCAGCCAATCAGGTAGAAAACTTGGTGGTGGTGAAGATGGCTGCGGAAGAGATTTCGCAAGCATTGCAAGGACAGAGTTTTAACCGCCTCGCAAATGTCGATTTGGCGAGTTATGACTTTAAAACAATTTTTGTAGATCCACCAAGAGCAGGTTTGGATGATTTGACGCGTAGCATGGTCGTTGAGTTTGATTACATTATTTATATCTCCTGCAATCCGGAAACTTTGGCAAGAGATTTAGTGTCGATTGAGAAAACGCACGAGATCGTTGAATCAGCATTGTTTGACCAGTTTCCGTACACGCACCATATCGAAAGCGGTGTGTTTTTGAGAAAGAGATAG